GATGCTGACGAATCGGCCATCGGATCGCGCTGGGCGCTGTTGCCTAAGCTGTGGCAACAGGTAAAATCAAATGCCGTTCTAGGCAAAGGATTCGGTGCCGAGGTCACCTACAAATCACAGGATCCGCGAGTCATCAAAGAGAATCCGGAAGGGAATTACACCACCAGTTCGTTCGAGTGGGGTTGGCTTGATATTTGGCTAAAATTAGGTATTTTTGGCCTTTTATCCTATCTATTTTTACTGTACAAGATAGGTCGTGAGGATTGGCGCGATAATAGTAAAGGCGGTCTGCCTCCCGGCAGCCTGACTATTGCCATCGTAATTCTGGCGGCGGTGCATGTCTTCACGCCATACCTCAACCACCCCCTGGGCATCGGCCTTGTCCTGATCGCCGCCGCGCTGATCGACCAGGAGAGGGATAGCGCGCTTGCTTTATAGCAGGTAATGAGGTATATTTTGATTTATAAAATTAAAAGAAAGGCTACTCTATGAATGAACAAATCATCTCTCAAGAAGGGTATGACAAACTGAAAAACGAGCTCGAGACCCTGATCAAGATCAAGCGTCCGGAAATTGCCCGCCGCATCCAGACGGCCAAAGACATGGGTGACTTGAGCGAGAACGCCGAGTACTCTGACGCCAAGGAAGCCCAAGCCTTCAACGAGGGACGTATCGCCGAACTGGACGCCACTCTGAAGAACGTTACTGTCATGAACAACCACGAAAGCCGAGAAGAGGTCAGCCTAGGTTCCGTAGTCATCGCCAAAATCGATGGCAAGAGCAAAGAGTACACCATCGTCAGCTTCAATGAGGCCGATCCGCTCGAGGGCAAAATCTCTAACGAATCGCCACTCGGACGCGCGCTGCTCCACAAGCGGCCAGGCGACACTGTTACGGTCAAGACCCCCAAAGGAGAAGCTAAATACGAAATCGTCGAAATCAGATAAAAAGAAAGACCCGGATAGAACCGGGTCTTTTTTATTGCCTGTCTTGGAGGCAAACAATGGAGCAGATTGAGGTGGTATGCAGTTTTTTCTCCTTGTTGATTATTCGGTAATGGAGCTGGCCGGTGTGGATGATAGATTTGCAGACTTCGCATCTGCCGGAGGTGCCATTGTCTATGACGGTGGCGTAGTTGATCACTCTGCGCTTCAGCTTATCTCCTTTCCTTGGAGAAAGTACTTCGATACTCGCTCGGCTGACAACGGTGATTCCGGGCAGGACATCGATCTTCGGCGCTTGTTCGGGATTAGAATCCCGCTTCTTGATAATTTCTTTCTGTCTCGCCTCGAAACATTTGAGCGAGCAAAATCCGCCCGTCTGGCATTGTCGGAACGTCTTGTCCCATGGTTTATAAATTTCTCCTCCTTCAGGGATGATTCCGCGGCATTTGGTGCACTTTTTTCCTGATTTTTTGTTTTCAAAAATCCGGCAATACACGATTTCTTTTCCGATCTTAATCTGGCGGATATTTATTTTAGGCATACCTGCCTCCTTGTGAATGAGCGTTTTGATAAATACCTAAACATATACCATATTTTAGCTATTTTGTCAAGTCTCTTTGACTTTAGGCCTAAAATAGCCTAAAATAATAGGACTAACCTAATTATTTTTGACTAAAGTAACACCCTCAAGCGGAGCGGATCTGCTTGGAACTTTTTGTGATTAAGATGGAAATCCTACTGCAAATCATCGACTTGCCAGCGCTTTCGACCATGGGCGGATACCTGGCAATGGTAATAGTCTCCGCCTTCATGATATTCGTGACTAACAAACTAATCTTCTGGGAATAAAATGAAAATAACCATCTGCGGCAGCATCGCCTTTTTTGAAGAGATGGAACGTGCCAAGGAGGTCCTAGAGGCTCTCGGCCACGAAGTCGATCTGCCGCCGTCGAAGCTTCATGACGATCAAGGCAATATCATCTCGGTCCAGGATTATTATGCCTTGCGCAAAAGCGAGCTGCCGGCCGACTGGGTCTGGGACCGCAAGAAATGGGCGATGAAGACCCACTTCAACAAAGTCGACTGGTCCGACGTCATTCTGGTCTTGAATCACGAGAAGAACGGCATACCTGGCTACGTTGGCGCCAACACCTTGATGGAGATGGGTCTGGCGCTGCACCTGGATAAGCCGATCCTGCTTCTGCACCAGTTACCGGAAATATCCTACAAAGAAGAGTTGCTCGGCATGAAGCCGATCATCCTTGACGGGGACTTGAACAACATCGCTCAATTAAGCTTTTAAACATACCCATGCTAGATATCAAATTCGTCCGCGAAAATGCGGAACTGATCAAGGCCAACACCAAAAACCGGCTAGTCGACATCGACATCGATGCTTTGCTGGCCACCGACCAAGAACGCCGCGGCACCGAAGGCAAGATCGACCAGCTGCGTGCCGAACGCAACCGCGTCTCCAAGGCCAAGCCGACGCCAGACATCATCCTGCAGATGAAAGCGGTCGGCGAAGACATCGCCACTTTCGAAAAGGAGCTGGCAACACTTGAGGCCAAACAGCGCGAGATGCTGCTCAAGGTGCCTAACCTGACCCACCCCCAAGTCGTCGTCAGCAGCAACGAGAACGACAACCCGGTCGTCTCGGTCTTCAAGGAGCCGACCAAATTCTCCTTCGAGCCGAAAGATCACGTCGAGCTCGCCACCAAGCTTGACCTGATCGATTTCGATCGCGCTACCAAAGTCACCGGCGCCAAATTCTATTATCTTAAGAACGAACTGGCCTTGCTTGAATTCGCTTTGATCCAATACACCTTGCAGATCCTGACCAAGAGCGGCTTCACTCCGGTCATTACCCCGGACCTGGCCAAGAGGGAGGTCCTGGAGGGCCTGGGCTTCAACCCGCGCGGCGAATCGACCCAGATTTACAATATCGAGAATACTGACCTGAGCCTGATCGGCACGGCCGAGATTACCATGGGCGGCTACCACAAAGACGAGCTGTTCGAAGCAGCTGAGCTGCCGAAGAAGTATGTAGCCGTTTCCCACTGCTTCCGCACCGAGGCGGGGAGCTATTCCAAATTCTCCAAAGGCGTTTTCCGCGTACACCAATTCACCAAGATCGAGATGTTCGTCTACACCACCCCTGAACAAAGCGAAAAGATCCACCAAGAGCTTCTGAAAGTCGAGGAAAAGATCTTCAAAGGTCTAGACGTCCCGTTCCGCGTGGTCGACCATTGCACGGCCGATCTTGGCGGCCCTTCTTACCGCACCTACGACCTTGAGGCCTGGATGCCAGGCAAGCCGAACCAGGCTGGTGTCAACGGCGATTGGGCGGAAATCACTTCCACTTCCAATTGCACCGATTACCAGGCGCGCGGCTTGAATATCAAATACAAGACCGCTGACGGCGCCAAGCAATACGTGCACATGCTCAACGGCACCGCCATCGCCATTACCCGGGCCATGATCGCCATCATGGAAAACTATCAGCAGGCGGACGGCTCTATCATCATTCCTAAAGTCTTGCAAAAATATCTGCCCGGCCGCATCAAGGCCATCACGCCTAAAGCCTAAACGCTTACGCCAATGAGGAGGGAAAAGCGACTAAAAAAGATCGACTACAGCCGGAAGCAATACCGGAATCCTTTTTTTTCCCAAAAGCACGCCCAGGCAAAGCACCAATCCCAGGATAAGTGGCTCCTGCTCAAGGCCTTCGGCATAGCCATGGTCGTCGTCTCTATCATTTGCGGCACCTTCTGGGCCGTCTGCTACAGCCCTTGGTTCGATATAGTCAACCTATCCGTCGCCGTGCCGAAAAAAATCAGCCAGCAAGAAGTCGAAAATCTAGTCTGGGGCCAAGTGAACGGCAACCGCTGGCTGGTCATCCCTGAACGCAACATGATCTTTACCGACACGCAGGCGCTTGAGGCTTCGCTTAGGCAACGTTATGTCTTGGGCGGATTGGCCATCAAGAAGGATTGGCCGCACGGGCTATCGGTAGAGCTGATAGAAAAGGCTTATCACGTTGCCTGGCAAGAGAACGGCAAGAAATACCTGGTCAACAAGGATGATTTCACTGCCATCGAAACCACTGACCAGGAAATCGCCGAAAAGAAATTGCCGCTGATAAATAACGTCGGCCAGCCGAAGATAAATGACGGCCAACTAGCGGAGGGGCGGAATTCTCTGACCGCGGTGATGTCTGCCGATGACAAACTGGCAAAAAAGCCTAACCGCTTAGGAATCAAGAATTTTGAAATCAGCAACGACTTCGCCTCCGGCTTCATCGGCATCACGGCTGGACCGAAAATAATTTTCAACGCCAGGGAAGACTTGGATCGCCAAGTGAACAAGTTCGAATCCCTGATGACGCAGGAACAGAAAACCGAGCTGGCGCAAAAAAAATACATCGATCTGCGCTTCGGCGACAAATTATTTTATCAATAAAATACCACCATGCCCAAGGAGACGACTAGCCGCAGGACGGTTCGCCGGCCCACAGTGCCGCAACCACCCGTGCAAAGCCTAAAAACAAGCAGTTGGAAGCTTAAGCGCCTAAGCCAGCTCATGGCCGGCGACCCTTCGATTTGGGGTGTCGCCTGGGCCTTGTTATGGCGTATTATGGTCTTATTGCTCGCCTTTCGTACCATTATCGTCATTATCAAATCAATATTGTATTATTTAGCTAATATTAGCTAAATAATTATTGTAACATTCGCGGGCTTGAAATGTAATATTTAGTATAATAAGTAACTAAAGACACCCTATGAAAAAGACAGCAATTGCCAGTTTCGCGTTGCTCGCGTTCCTGGTTGCTGGCAACGTCCAAGCGGTCAATTACACCGCCCAAGACGTAGCCACTCACAACACAGCAGCCGACTGCTGGACCACCGTAAACGGCAAGGTTTACAATTTGACGACCTACATCGCATCCTCATCCCATCCAGGAGGGAATTCAGCGATCACCGGTCTTTGCGGTATCGACAGCACGGCCCAATTCACGGCTAAGCACGGTTCGTCCGCTGCAGCCAATGCAGCCTTGGCCAACCTCTTTCTCGGAGACATCTATGTAGCTCCAGTCGTCGACACTACAAAGCCTTCGACTCCGACCGGTCTTTCGGCCATCGTGACCACCAGCAGCGTAGCACTGAATTGGAACGCTGCCAGTGATAACGTCGCTGTCACCGGATATAACGTAATGCGCGGCACTTCAACCATCGCCACTACCACTCAGAGGAATTATACTGATTCCGGACTGGCAGCGAGCACCAGCTACATCTATGCCGTTTCGGCATT
The genomic region above belongs to Candidatus Falkowbacteria bacterium and contains:
- the greA gene encoding transcription elongation factor GreA; amino-acid sequence: MNEQIISQEGYDKLKNELETLIKIKRPEIARRIQTAKDMGDLSENAEYSDAKEAQAFNEGRIAELDATLKNVTVMNNHESREEVSLGSVVIAKIDGKSKEYTIVSFNEADPLEGKISNESPLGRALLHKRPGDTVTVKTPKGEAKYEIVEIR
- the serS gene encoding serine--tRNA ligase; the encoded protein is MLDIKFVRENAELIKANTKNRLVDIDIDALLATDQERRGTEGKIDQLRAERNRVSKAKPTPDIILQMKAVGEDIATFEKELATLEAKQREMLLKVPNLTHPQVVVSSNENDNPVVSVFKEPTKFSFEPKDHVELATKLDLIDFDRATKVTGAKFYYLKNELALLEFALIQYTLQILTKSGFTPVITPDLAKREVLEGLGFNPRGESTQIYNIENTDLSLIGTAEITMGGYHKDELFEAAELPKKYVAVSHCFRTEAGSYSKFSKGVFRVHQFTKIEMFVYTTPEQSEKIHQELLKVEEKIFKGLDVPFRVVDHCTADLGGPSYRTYDLEAWMPGKPNQAGVNGDWAEITSTSNCTDYQARGLNIKYKTADGAKQYVHMLNGTAIAITRAMIAIMENYQQADGSIIIPKVLQKYLPGRIKAITPKA